GACGTAAAAAAGACCGTCCATGGACAGTCCTTTTTATTATCAGTATGGTTATTAAGCGATCAAACAGCCTATAGCAAGATACGGCGTGGATCGGCAAGTAGACCGGCGACATAACGAGTAAATACCGCAGCATCAGCGCCGTTAATAACTCGATGATCATAAGATAGTGACAAGGGCAACATCAGGCGTGGTTCAAAGGTTTGCTTGGCAGCATTCCAATGCGGCTGCATAGTTGCTTCTGAAGCGCCTAAAATAGCCACTTGTGGCCAGTTGACCAGTGGTGTAAATGCCGTACCACCTAAGATACCTTGGCTTGAAATCGTGAAGCTGGCACCTTGCAAATCTTTAGTGCTTAACTTTTTATCACGTGCTTTTACTGCCAGCTCACCAATTTCAATGGCAATCTGCTTGATACCTTTATCTTGCGCATTTTTGATGACCGGGACAATCAGACCATCATCAGTTGCCACCGCAATACCCATATTCACGCTTTTACGCAGAATCACTTGGGTATTGTCATCACTTAAATGACTGTTAAAGCGTGGATGTTGAGTCAGCGCATAAGCCGTCGCTTTGACGATAAAGGCTAGAATAGTCAGGCCAATACCTTGGGCTTTCATACCCCCTTTTAGTTCACCACGTAGCTTCTCAGTTTCAGTGATATCAGAGACGTCGAACTGGGTCACTTGCGGTAAATAGGTGTTGTAATTGAGCTGCGGTATAGAGACTTTTTGCAAACGCGTGAGGTCTGTGGTTTCGGTCTCGCCCCAAATCTCAACATTGCTCATGTCAGGCAGTTTTGGCAAACTTGTGCTGGCAACACTAACGCTAGTAGGGGCTGCTTGCGGAGTAGTCAAACTATTTTTGACGTGTGCAAACAGATCTTCTTTTAGGATACGATTATTCAACGCTGAACCATTGACTTGGGTGATGTCCACACCCAATTGACGAGCTAGCTTACGTACTGCAGGACCAGCATATACTTCGGCTGCCT
The sequence above is a segment of the Psychrobacter sp. PL19 genome. Coding sequences within it:
- a CDS encoding 2-oxo acid dehydrogenase subunit E2 translates to MDIKAPDLGVDSAEVSEIMVSVGDVIAKDDNIILLESDKASVEVPSSAGGKITKINVAVGDQVSEGMVLIELDSDVDSDSSDANDASADVTDSKKDSETANSDKSDNDNNDNSSDDQAAVATEDRSSSSATTAGTATTHALPDLGVDEAEVSEIMVSEGDMVSADQSILLIESDKASVEVPAPEAGRIEKILVKAGDMVANGQDFIIIVSSAAATSNEQADTPKVEEAATPKPAATAAPQTTDEPKPAAVKSSPVVNNAPTNTADSKLTEAQVNDKAAEVYAGPAVRKLARQLGVDITQVNGSALNNRILKEDLFAHVKNSLTTPQAAPTSVSVASTSLPKLPDMSNVEIWGETETTDLTRLQKVSIPQLNYNTYLPQVTQFDVSDITETEKLRGELKGGMKAQGIGLTILAFIVKATAYALTQHPRFNSHLSDDNTQVILRKSVNMGIAVATDDGLIVPVIKNAQDKGIKQIAIEIGELAVKARDKKLSTKDLQGASFTISSQGILGGTAFTPLVNWPQVAILGASEATMQPHWNAAKQTFEPRLMLPLSLSYDHRVINGADAAVFTRYVAGLLADPRRILL